The Sulfurimonas sp. HSL-1716 sequence TTATTCATATTCGATTTGACATCAAGCTTCATCTCGTTTGCGTAATGCATTATCAGCTCTTTGTCGATATCCGCACTTACACTGATATACTGCACCAGTTCGGCCAGGCTCAGTTTTATCGGAGGTGGAAGCTGCGGAACGAAGCTTATGTCATGCAGTACCTTGACCCTTTGTTTAACGGGATTGAGCCCGTTTATCAAAACTTCACCCGCATCGGGATGATAATATCCAAGGATCGATCTTATAAGCGTGGTCTTTCCTGCACCGTTAGCGCCCATCAAGGCTATTGAATCATTTTTATTAAACTCACAGCTGACATTGTCAAGCGATACGTTTGAACCGAATTTTTTAGTAAGATTAGAGATTTTTATCATACTTTACTGCCTTATACCAAATTTTTCAATCTAAATCCGAACTCAAGAGCATCGACATGGCATATATCTATACATCTTCCGCATAATGTACAGTCTGCACCCGTAATATACTCTCTGGTGATCCCTTTTTCTTCTCTTTGCTTATCGTATTTCGCTTTTGTTATCTCTAAGACCTGATTTTCAAAACATACGTCATGGCATACCATACAGTGGTCGCAGTTATCGTTCCACTCTACTCTGAGCGCCGACGCTTTTCCGATATAGCCGTATGTGGTCCCGATCGGACAGATATAGGTACACCAGGCACGGCGTGAAAAAAAGACTTCAAACGCAAATACGATGACAACCCAGATCAAAGCCAAAGACCAGCCGTATACGATAGCCCTGCTGAGAATCCCGACAACGTTGAAAGTCTCAAATACCAGATAGCCGCTGGTAAATGACAAGATTAAAAATATTGCCCAGAAAAAGTGTCTGATCCTATGATCGAAAGTTCTGTTTTTTATGATCTTTTTAGCCACAAGGTTATCATGGATCTTTTCTCCTATCTCGCTAAGAAGACCGTAAGGGCAAACCCACGCACAGTAAGTTCTTCCTCCTACCAAAAGATAAAAAACGGTGATCGTACTCACTCCGATTATGATATTTATATGCAGATTATGTTCTGCAAAAAACATCTCAAGCGTCGTAAAGATATCTATAAGGTGAAATCCCAGAAATCTAGAACCGTTCAAGGTTCCCTCTAATGTTTGAATATCAATAGCGAACGATAGAAAGAACAGCAGATGAATAGCGATAACGACTATCCATCTTTTCATTCTATAACTAAAAACTTTTTTTCCATCTTTAGTCGTACTAAAAAATGTCGACCAAAAAGTCGTTCTTCTTATCGTCTCTCTGCTATTATATTTATCCAT is a genomic window containing:
- a CDS encoding ABC transporter ATP-binding protein produces the protein MIKISNLTKKFGSNVSLDNVSCEFNKNDSIALMGANGAGKTTLIRSILGYYHPDAGEVLINGLNPVKQRVKVLHDISFVPQLPPPIKLSLAELVQYISVSADIDKELIMHYANEMKLDVKSNMNKSFFKLSGGMKQKMLIAISLAKKSDIIIYDEPTANLDPHARDDFYRLLKQNEEEKVLLFVTHRIEEVKELVNRQIYMDLGKISSDERF
- a CDS encoding NapH/MauN family ferredoxin-type protein, producing MDKYNSRETIRRTTFWSTFFSTTKDGKKVFSYRMKRWIVVIAIHLLFFLSFAIDIQTLEGTLNGSRFLGFHLIDIFTTLEMFFAEHNLHINIIIGVSTITVFYLLVGGRTYCAWVCPYGLLSEIGEKIHDNLVAKKIIKNRTFDHRIRHFFWAIFLILSFTSGYLVFETFNVVGILSRAIVYGWSLALIWVVIVFAFEVFFSRRAWCTYICPIGTTYGYIGKASALRVEWNDNCDHCMVCHDVCFENQVLEITKAKYDKQREEKGITREYITGADCTLCGRCIDICHVDALEFGFRLKNLV